The region atcttagctcaaccagggaggcctggtaaatagtctcaggttatagcaaagcagcagcagcttacatgtccagcaaatgcagatgaagtaaacacgagcagcagatgaaggaggattactggaaacttgtgtttgcagcaggaactcagagcagagtagcaggatcaccacacaggttcacaggagcaggtgtatagccagggagtaatcagagtcaggagctggatgcaaggcagaatactctagcacagactgaaggctggggtggagttttatagcaggaagacacagtgcacatgagaccaaagacgccatcttggaagagggcagtagtgcacaaaaggtaaaaaatgttcagagtcctgacagtcacaTACTGTAGCTCTGCAATGGCATCATTGTGTTGACCAGGCAACGCCTGCCCTTTTATAATCACTGATGATATcagacagccagccaatcacagtaatgccacaaccaagatgggtaTAGAATTACAGGGACtcacaggcaatccatgcatgcttattggctgtgtaacattcGCAAAATATGTGGGGCAGAAATTTGAATATAAGATCAAGCACCGCCCATTGCTCACATCTAAGCACAATGATAttcgagtgataaccgagtatcaccgagcacgttcatTCATCCCTTTTACTTACCCATTTTTCACTTTGGCAGCTCCAGAATGAACTTGCTGTTGTTTACATAAAGTTTGCACAAATCAATATAGTACGCGCCAACAAAAGAGATTTTGAGAAATATGTTTCTTTTTCCACCTTCTCCTCTTCCCTTCATCAAATTCTTATTACTTTCTAAAAAACCAGCTAATAACTGTTTTGGTCACAACAAGGAGAACTACCATTCTGCGTTTTAATGAAAGTATCTGATTACAGTTGCCTATTCAGGGGAACATGCAGAATAATAAGGTAAAAGAGAGACAGAAACACAGAGGCCAGGTATTTTTGCTTTCTAGGAAGTTTATGTCACCATtgatctggattcacagctacactgttcaaTATTGCTGTATAATGCCCTTCAGGCTGCTGCTATCTAATATGTAAGGGGACTTTCCAACTGTCCAATGAAAGCAGATGCAAATGAGTTTTAACTGCCTAATCCTTTTGTTCTAAAAGGAGCTAAAGGCTGAATCACACatgacgatatcgttaacgatatcgttgcaatgtcacgcttttggtgacgtagcaacgatcctgctaacaatctcgttatgtgtgacagcgaccaacgatcaggaccctgctgggagatcgttggtcgttggggaatgatcaggaccattttttggtcgctgatcacccgctgtcatcgctggatcggcgtgtgtgacgcctatccagcgatgtgttcacttgtaaccagggtaaatatcgggttactaagcgcagggccgcgcttagtaacccgatatttaccctggctaccatagtaaaagttaaaaaaaaccagtatatactcacattctgatgtctgtcacgtcccccggcgtccacagggttaaaactgctttcgacaggagcgctgctattgcacacgctgctgccgagagcttccctgctctgactgtgtcagtgccggccgtaaagcagagcacagcggtgacgtcaccgctgttactgccggcgctgacacattcagtgcagggaagctctcggcagcagcgtgtgcaatagcagcgctcctgctgaaagcagATTTAacactgtggacgccggcgggggacgtgacagacatcagaatgtgagtatgtagtgttttttttttttttacttttacaatggtaaccagggtaaatattgggttactaagcgcggccctgcacttagtaacccgatgtttaccctggttacccgggtgctgcagggggacttcggcatcgttgaaaacagtttcaacgatgccgaagtcgttcccctgatcgttggtcactggagagagctgtctgtgtgacagctccccagcgaccacacaacgacttaccaacgatcacggccaggtcgtatcgctggtcgtgatcgttggtaagtcgtttagtgtaacagtaccttaagCTTAAGTATCTGATAGTGTCTTTGAATGCACAAAGTTAATAAAAGACATCCAATAACAGATGTACAACACAGAAATTCTCTAGGTTTGTAAATTTATTAACTAAAATTAAAATCATGCAATGTTATTGGTGGTAATATATTTAGAGCATATTCTTCAACAGTGCTTGCAAACAGCAATCTCACTAGCATGCTTTATCAAAATACCACTCAATCCTGGAAAGtgcaaaagtttttttttgttcaataaaataTTTACAACAGATAATGTGAAAGCTACTTTGTTGTATTGGATCAAcattaaaggttttttttccaCCTTTTGAAAGCTAGGTTCTTGTATTTAGGTCGGAGAACAATGAGTGAATGACATTGTTCTATGACCTGAAGAATAGGTTTAACTCTCAAAAGTGAATGGTTAGGAAGAGAGGAATCAAAGAATTCTAAAAGTTATTAAATTAGGCAAATATCTGTTTTTATAATTTTTATGCTAGTATATTAGCACTTTTCTCCATCTACAGTTTAGCGATAAGAGTGAAGTTTTGGTTATGATCATTTTATACTACCAAAAGGAAAAATGTATTTAATATGCATTCTTTTTTAGCATTCTCCTTTATCCCTTGTATAATTTATTTTACCCTAACATCCTGTCAAAGCTATATCCATATTATGCATACAAAATTATGTTTACAGAAGCATAAAGATACAGGTACAACTatgtttaaagaagttgtccactactataacttttattttttttttcataaatcttgttattatgtgccactgaaaacatctactgtgtttattttagcaatattaccttttatcatgctgtagcagcacatctttagtgctggatccagctctcatggggttaatcgacaacttcctttctactgagttattgtgctctaatactacaagttccatgatgcattgcactcaccTGTAACTGTGcatctggcacacccactccaaaacacaccccaacccctccctcctctatcttcaaagagatttgtgatgttatttctgtccaacctcctcttttacatttgtccaacccacactccattacacacagatagatagagggaaagatagatagatagaggaaaagatagatagatagatagatagatagatagatgaatacatacagatatatctatatatctatgtctatttctatatataggtccatatccatgtttctaaaccccttcacccctggagcatttttgttttcgtttatcgctccccttctttccagagccataatttttccgtcaatatggccatgtgagggcttattttttgcgggacaagttctacttttgaacgacaccattggttttaccatgtcgtgtaaggctactttcacactagcgttaactgcattacgtctcaaaacgtcttttttcagaaaaaacgcatccagcaaaactttttgctggatgcgttttttttaccatagacttgtattggcgacgtatggcgacggattggcatacgtcgtgtacgttttacgacggatgcgtcgaaatttggcgacacgtcgtctcaaaaaaacgtagattgtaacgttttttgtctccgcataaaaaacgtgtcgcgacgcatcctgcggcatacgtcgttggctgcaatggaagcctatgagcgacggatgcgtcgggacacgtcgtatgacgcaatacagcgctgcaatacgtttttttacactgagcatgctcagaagaagtattttgttgccaattggtcagacacccccaaatctatataaacctggcctgggccttcaaccccacatatgccagcaagaagcctacagagaagaagcctgccagcaagactccagactgccagcaagaccccagccagccacaggagccagccacaggagccagccacaagaccggagccagccacaggactccagccacaggagccagccataggactccagccacaggactccagccaccatagagccagtgtgagtattgcaatttttgtgtgcatctgtgtgcctgtgcatttgtgtgtgtgtatgaggtactgactacagaaagagcttaaaacctgaagagaacctgaggcctgccatcgtcctgcaccagccagtgccatgctagagtccagatgcagcctgattccagccactgtgaagacctgctgcttcagccaaaggattgtcagccttttgtatgtgtgtgtgtgtgtatgcgtcttctgattgggttcacctttctgcctttgttgtacatatgtgtatttgcataaagctatgtgcgtgcatgtgtatgtgtgtatttttggacggttgtgtgcttttgtatcatgtgcctgcaccttattatgcctttgccaattttatgcctgttcatgtgggagggtatgtgtccatgtgcaggattgcatcaggatgtggtcaggattttccatcagtatttgtacgccaaaaccaggagtgggtgataaaagcaaaagtgtgcctgttttcgtattatactttacctaatttttacactcctggttttggcttacaaatactgatgggaaatcctgaccacatcctgatgcgatccggaatgtggacacataccatgcatgttttttgtgtgcgtcttgttgattgcatgtgcatttgtccatgctgtaattggttatttgcctttttctgatgtattgactgtatagtggtctgtgcagcatgtggtttaaatgtgtttttttttttttttcaatctgatgtgttttttaaaaaagtctagcggtctgcagcttgtggtttgaatgtgtgagtgtgggttttttctatttaataaaagtgttgattttattttaattacagttataaccatttgcagttgaagtacttgtatttaaaataaagagcatgtcagctcctaattgtgatttttaaaaaaagagagaaaaaaaaaaagtaataataaaatgttttttaaaaaaatgtccgtattattatttcataaaggtaaatttaaaactggtgtatgtaccaatggttacacatgcaatacagggttggttgagggctcatttttttaataaaggttaacatgtaaagttttttttttttggggggggggaggttattttttttaaataaaatgtgtcaaatatattttttcattgtgttaacatttaaaaattttattttttgggacatggaaatgaatggtataacgtgcaactttttggggggtttttggtGTTCACcagtatgaacatttctgacatcattttagtagggtgtttatcgttgaacattacctagttcagggggtggtctaactatagatccattatacatattaacagataaaccaggaccacagccgctgcccaccaggaccacagccgctgcccaccaggaccacagccgctgcccaccaggaccacagctaaagttttagaagtaagttttgaagacccccaatctgctacttcaatgtgtcgagcagattgcaagtgtctctttaacttacagaaacaccaggaccacagccgctgcccaccaggaccacagccgctgcccaccaggaccacagccgctgcccaccaggaccacagccgctgcccaccaggaccacagctaaagttttagaagtaagttttgaagacccacaatctgctacttcaatgtgtcgagcagattgcaagtgtctctttaacttacagaaacaccaggaccacagccgctgcccaccaggaccacaaaacaatgtcctcttctgacagccctcctccacagcaacagcgtgtatcggtaagttaacacaaaaaatgggattattttttttcgctttttaaaattacattttgatgtctaaccacatgcataaattatgtttcaacaggaagctgaatcagatgaggagctgtcagaagggggcgagatgggtggagagatgcaagtggaggaggaaccaagtgtaagtagtggtgaaacagttgcttcacacatcacactgcaccatacacaaaacagattactaaacacagaaaatatatgcctaccttaactgagaatttgtttactttatttcaggctgctgctgctgccgctgaaggctctcccagacagtcccagagtcggcggactcgtcgccgcggtcggccatcagtgagtttttttttttgggggggagggggattctattggtactttagtatttcagtgtactaatttgtttgttttccttttttttttttgacacaggcttcacagcgtgctcccgcagaagaggatgatgatgatgacattgacatcgattgtctcatcgatgaggttcgcgagcgggagccgctgtggaacatggctgaccgcaggcatgctgataccggtgtcacccgtcggctctgggacgaagtgtgtcgcaacctgtttccacggagggagagccttcatcctcagcagcagagcaaactaggtaagtattcactttccagtgatgttttcagctgactgtaatgtattgcatttaccaattttttgttttttctattgattcttgtcttcacagttggaaaggttaggaagcggtggcggtcactgagggatcgctttaagagggaattcaatgatgagatgaaggccccgagtggctctgcaggaaggaagaggagcagatataaatatggccaggccctctccttcctgaggcgaaccatgctgagcagagtgtaagtattctacagcccactaataaccatgttaacctgtctacttagtttgctttcagtcagggctttttcattccaatgtattaatttcttttgttttttctttcacagcaccttctccagccaccgggcgcctgcatcttcctctgcgccctctggagcgatccctcctgagtccgccactgagggccacgtcggtaggccccacacctctgtcccctcctctgacccctctgtcccctcctctgacccctctgtcccctccacttcatccgccccaagcagtggagcattattgcaggcttcattgctcgcatctgatgctgaacagttagcgttccctttaccccacccctctgatcctgccacctcgacaccaccattaggttcgtggcgtcagcgacagaggggtcaggaaaggagctatgctcctgagttcttacacctgaatgcatccttccaaggctctttcaaaattttgggagagcaagtgactgctggtttcaacatggtgcagtcacgcatcagtgaaacaagccgtgaaaccagcagtcgcttggataggctgcattcagctgtaagtcccgatccggccaatctttttttccaatccatgctcatgagcatggagaagctttcttttgagcaacagatgcgggtaatgaatacctgccataatgctgcactgcaggccattaatgaatctacccacacaccttcccacacctccactccaattccaccccaggccccatttccacaccataccccccattaccaaacccagccccaatacccacaccagcaccattaccaaacccagctccaatccccacaccagcaccattaccaaaccccacgccagccccattacccaacccagtcccactaccctacccagtcacaatacccgacccagtccccacaaccatcacggcccccagaccaaattacttccccaatgttttctttacccagcttttctcttccccctaccccaacaccacccccctctggtcagcctactggttttacccccccttccactgcaccccaaacaagtagggtttccccacctatcgacgtggtccaac is a window of Ranitomeya variabilis isolate aRanVar5 chromosome 2, aRanVar5.hap1, whole genome shotgun sequence DNA encoding:
- the LOC143803663 gene encoding uncharacterized protein LOC143803663, whose translation is MADRRHADTGVTRRLWDEVCRNLFPRRESLHPQQQSKLVGKVRKRWRSLRDRFKREFNDEMKAPSGSAGRKRSRYKYGQALSFLRRTMLSRVTFSSHRAPASSSAPSGAIPPESATEGHVGRPHTSVPSSDPSVPSSDPSVPSTSSAPSSGALLQASLLASDAEQLAFPLPHPSDPATSTPPLGSWRQRQRGQERSYAPEFLHLNASFQGSFKILGEQVTAGFNMVQSRISETSRETSSRLDRLHSAVSPDPANLFFQSMLMSMEKLSFEQQMRVMNTCHNAALQAINESTHTPSHTSTPIPPQS